In Pseudophryne corroboree isolate aPseCor3 chromosome 3, aPseCor3.hap2, whole genome shotgun sequence, a genomic segment contains:
- the LOC135057248 gene encoding E3 ubiquitin-protein ligase Arkadia-like — MATSSHSDTDKENDIGKRRKRISQQVSLAKRKYGLFPVSTSSSENELSQPGSSSSSEEDDGNQQHSMPIPSCSSDDKKIIAKQRKRTSRQAFLKPGKKRATLAKRKYGLFPISSSSSENELSSQSASSSSSEGEEDGNQQNAMSLPLGSSDDEIVLIETSATLQTHGNNEEDNINSTDSEAESMTVSEINRSRSTIENLRSPWGQSSNSASSQGSAIVQPIRGHATEVVDLTLEEDDTGRITDTLNNDTAAMLQLPSLSTEYSPSEASSQNAHSSLYTTQSQNFPLHHHHRSDSTAPVALPWERPSSSSATYHNLQSLPMHLVNDMRNHQVQHPTGAHEHIAPHPYRMPHTSHPRQASVNTAPYGIRHLHSHLASFHPPASFHHLPIWNIPFMGQIHLQSILAHVNPGASQAIIEMCTYPYKYQKRIVHGAQEREHTNEEKCSICISTLEEGENVRRLPCMHLFHRGCVDQWLSTNKKCPNCRLNIEHQLRMHM; from the coding sequence ATGGCTACCAGTAGCCACAGTGACACAGATAAAGAAAATGATATTGGAAAGCGAAGAAAGAGGATAAGCCAACAGGTTTCCCTGGCCAAGCGTAAATATGGGTTATTCCCTGTTTCCACCAGCTCTAGTGAAAATGAGCTCAGTCAGCCAGGCTCCAGCTCTTCCTCTGAAGAAGATGATGGAAACCAGCAACATAGTATGCCAATTCCCTCATGTAGCAGTGATGACAAAAAGATCATTGCTAAGCAAAGAAAGAGGACAAGCCGACAGGCTTTCTTAAAGCCGGGGAAGAAGAGAGCGACACTGGCCAAACGGAAATATGGGTTATTCCCCATTTCCAGCAGCTCTAGCGAAAATGAACTCAGCAGCCAGTCAGCCTCCAGCTCTTCCTCTGAAGGAGAAGAGGATGGAAACCAGCAAAATGCCATGTCTCTTCCCTTAGGTAGCAGTGATGATGAAATTGTTCTAATTGAGACTTCAGCCACACTGCAAACCCATGGCAACAATGAAGAAGACAACATTAACTCCACTGACAGCGAGGCAGAAAGTATGACCGTCAGTGAAATTAACAGATCTCGTTCTACCATTGAAAACTTGCGATCTCCCTGGGGCCAAAGTTCGAATTCTGCTTCTAGTCAGGGTTCAGCCATTGTACAGCCTATCAGAGGACATGCAACTGAAGTGGTGGACCTAACTTTAGAGGAAGATGATACTGGAAGGATTACGGACACTTTAAATAATGACACTGCAGCCATGCTGCAATTACCATCACTCTCCACTGAATATTCACCCAGTGAAGCATCATCACAGAATGCCCATTCAAGTTTGTATACAACTCAAAGTCAGAATTTTCCACTGCACCACCATCATAGATCTGACTCCACCGCTCCGGTTGCACTACCTTGGGAAAGACCAAGCAGCTCTTCTGCCACCTATCATAATCTGCAATCCTTGCCTATGCATCTTGTTAATGATATGAGAAACCATCAGGTGCAGCATCCAACAGGTGCTCATGAGCACATTGCTCCACATCCGTACAGAATGCCACACACATCACATCCCAGGCAGGCGTCTGTGAATACAGCTCCATATGGAATAAGACACTTGCACTCACATTTAGCTTCATTTCATCCACCTGCAAGTTTTCACCACTTGCCGATTTGGAACATTCCCTTCATGGGGCAAATTCATCTTCAAAGCATTCTTGCACATGTGAACCCGGGAGCTTCACAGGCGATAATTGAAATGTGCACATATCCATACAAATATCAGAAGAGAATTGTGCATGGCGCACAAGAGAGAGAACACACCAATGAAGAAAAATGTTCAATATGCATTTCAACATTAGAAGAAGGCGAGAATGTCAGGCGTCTCCCCTGCATGCACCTATTTCACAGAGGGTGTGTGGACCAGTGGCTTTCTACAAACAAAAAGTGCCCCAACTGCAGATTGAACATAGAGCATCAGCTCCGTATGCATATGTAA